The genomic stretch TAATTAGAAAGTTAATGTGAACCCTGAGTCATTTACAGCCCATACTTTGACTTActttaaatatcccaggaaagtttatttcttgcaAAATTGcaaccattattttaaattttgcatttctgtttactattttaaaatttttctttggggagaaaaataaaatgttcttttaggaaattcttttttttaaactaaaggaAATTTAGGGGATAAAATTTTTAACAGTTTGTcgtacaaaagaacaaaaatcgCCCGGATAAGTGAAAAATGTCACTCAAACTGGAAATTATGATTCTAGTTTTTAAGAAAGGGGAAGGACAAGGGAGCTGTATTGCAGGCCAATAAACTAGGTACTTTTAAAACACACAATATAAGCGGATCACATCTGAAATCAAgctcttttaaaagtaaaaaatgtttGAATCCCATGGTTGTAAATTCTCTTTAAAACAAATCCTTATGAATAAAAAACATAAGAGCATACTACAGAGACAGTAAATTGAGAAATCGCTTGATTCTGGTAGGTTTCAATTTTCATTCCTCAAGAAGGGAGAgcaatttttaagttattttctccaattctctcATTTTTCAGTGCAAGACACAAAGATTTCAAACTATAGAAACCTCAGTGTTCTCCAACTACCTTCAAGAAACaacatttaagggcttccctggtggcgcagtggttgagagtccgtctgccgatgcaggggacatgggttcgtgccccggtccgggaaaatcccacatgccgcggagcggctgggcccgtgagccatggccgctgagcctgcgcgtctggagcctgtgctccgcaacgggagatgctcTTAAATGCAGGAGTTTTAAATGCCCTATTTAAAAACATAACGTGCATTTCAAGAGCACCTCTTCTTCAAGGTGGTCGGAGATCTTAAAACATAAACCATATAAAACATAACGAGATGAAGCTGTTCTAAAAGGTTTCACttggttcaatatttttattaaaaatatcataGAAAGAAGTAACAGTTATTTGTAAAAGAGGGTTTTCCATAAAGGTCTGACTTCAGGGCACTGTCTTCTCCAAGAAATGGCATCCTATGATAGGAAGGGACCAGGAAGGAGATGAAGTTTTATGTTTCTGAATAAAAGGGCTTACATCCTTCCCGTTCAAGCCAAGCGAGTGCTATCTGACCAGTCTCGAATCATCCAGCTTTAAAAGCCAGCAGAACAGTAGCCCATCCAGAAAGGCAACGGCTAGGAACATTTTTCTTCCCTGCGCCTCCTCAGAGCACGACTAGGGGTCGTTTTTGTGGAAGATGACTCCAGAGCATCACTTTGTTGTGTGTGACCAGAACCACTTTAGTGACCCGCTGACTCAGGGCCTTGACCCTGACCTCTCTGCGATCTTTTTGAAAAGGGTGCCGTAGCTGGCCACACAAACCGAAGTGGTTCCTCCCAGCTCCCATCAAATCGCCTACTTTTATTGTTGTGATCACACCCATCATTACCTGAAATTACCTTGTTTAACTGCACTGCTTACCACCCATTTCTCTCCCCAGAATACCAGTCCCTAGCGCTGGGCGCCTGCTGAACGACCCCACGGCCCCTGGCGGCGGCCGCAGCCCTCTGACCGGCGACAGCTCGGGCgtggcccgcggtccccgggcacCGGGGCAGGGCGACCCGCCCCCACTCCTCCAGGAACAGTCTCTCCGAGGCTCGGTCTGTCCCCTACGCCCGGAGCCGGGCCCGCGGAGGCCGCAGCGCGGCCCGGGCCTCGCGTGCAGCGCTTacccatcacctggaccctacagaTGGCGCACGTATCGCACTCCACGTCCCAGCTCCACATGGCCACGGCGTTCCACTTCTTGAGAGAGAACATTTTGTCGCCTCCCGACTTGGATCCTGCGCTCCCGGAGTGAGAGGACAGGGCGCAGGGTTCCTCGCCGTCTTCCACGTCGGCCATGGCGGCGGCGCGAGGCCGGCGGCGGAGACGTTGGGTCGCGGGAGGCGTGAGGCTATGGCGGCTCCGCGGGGCCGCCCGACGGGCCACAGCGCCTCCCGCAGGCCGCGGGCCACCGCCGGCCCAGGACTGGGGCCGCCCGCGATTGGCTGGCGCGGCCGAGTGACGTCACGGTACGTCAGCGCCCGCGGCTTCCCGGTGCCTGGGTGTCTCGGTGTCCCGGGGTATCAGCGACCCCGCGCCTGGCCAGCTCAGGGGCCTGAGGGG from Pseudorca crassidens isolate mPseCra1 chromosome 5, mPseCra1.hap1, whole genome shotgun sequence encodes the following:
- the RNF7 gene encoding RING-box protein 2 isoform X1, translated to MADVEDGEEPCALSSHSGSAGSKSGGDKMFSLKKWNAVAMWSWDVECDTCAICRVQVMDACLRCQAENKQEDCVVVWGECNHSFHNCCMSLWVKQNNRCPLCQQDWVVQRIGK
- the RNF7 gene encoding RING-box protein 2 isoform X2 yields the protein MADVEDGEEPCALSSHSGSAGSKSGGDKMFSLKKWNAVAMWSWDVECDTCAICRVQMPVLDVKLKTNKRIVLSSGENVIIPSITAACPCG